In the Catenulispora sp. GP43 genome, one interval contains:
- a CDS encoding VWA domain-containing protein has protein sequence MSEPMRESMSEVDFQENRRQVLYWRLLARLFDHEEQAALESSSAAVVTDIGLPRELLDQRTSVDSVVQRHPELAAEFDGLMVGEDEDEVGPRDRAAEVRRAALVSKILLNVFATGSGSVSAEQLSRWQSDAGWLERAFGCPPGGLRSGGPGVGAMHGGVPSGAGAGAGVPDLSNLIPAIGSELGDLEADLVSRMRLREVLADPHLAARLTPSMSLVEQLLRDKGNLSGLALANAKALIRRYIDEVAEVLRTEVEKSSVGALDRSVPPKRVFRNLDLDRTIWKNLTNWSPEEERLYVDHLYYRHTARRTTPQRLIVVVDQSGSMTDSMVNCTILASIFAGLPKVDVHLIAYDTRAVDLTPWVSDPFEMLLRTNLGGGNDGPVAMAMARPKIAEPRSTCLVWISDFYEFDRSQPLFDAICEVYRSGVRFIPVGSVTSSGRQEVNPWFRERFKDLGTPVISGHISKLVHELKTFLA, from the coding sequence ATGAGCGAGCCGATGAGGGAGTCGATGAGCGAGGTCGACTTCCAGGAGAACCGTCGCCAGGTCCTCTACTGGCGCTTGCTGGCGCGGCTGTTCGATCACGAAGAGCAGGCCGCGCTCGAGTCGTCCAGCGCCGCCGTCGTGACCGACATCGGTCTGCCGCGTGAGCTGCTGGACCAGCGGACCAGCGTGGACTCCGTCGTCCAGCGGCATCCCGAGTTGGCCGCGGAGTTCGACGGTTTGATGGTGGGCGAAGACGAGGACGAGGTCGGGCCCCGTGACCGCGCCGCCGAGGTCCGCCGAGCCGCGCTCGTGTCGAAGATCCTGCTCAACGTGTTCGCCACGGGCAGTGGATCGGTGTCCGCCGAACAGCTTTCACGATGGCAGTCCGACGCCGGCTGGCTGGAGCGCGCGTTCGGCTGCCCGCCCGGCGGCCTGCGCTCGGGTGGCCCCGGCGTGGGTGCGATGCACGGCGGCGTCCCGTCTGGAGCCGGAGCCGGCGCGGGCGTCCCGGACCTGTCGAACCTCATCCCGGCGATCGGCTCCGAGCTCGGCGACCTCGAAGCCGACCTGGTCAGCCGCATGCGTCTGCGCGAGGTCCTGGCCGACCCGCACCTGGCCGCGCGGCTGACGCCGAGCATGTCGCTGGTCGAACAGCTGCTGCGGGACAAGGGCAATCTGTCGGGCCTGGCCCTGGCGAACGCCAAGGCCCTGATTCGCCGGTACATCGACGAGGTCGCCGAGGTGCTGCGTACCGAGGTGGAGAAGAGCTCGGTCGGCGCGCTGGACCGGTCGGTGCCGCCCAAGCGCGTGTTCCGGAACCTTGATCTGGATCGGACCATCTGGAAGAACCTGACCAACTGGAGCCCCGAGGAGGAACGGCTCTACGTCGATCACCTCTACTATCGGCACACCGCGCGCAGGACTACGCCGCAGCGGCTGATCGTGGTGGTGGACCAGTCCGGGTCGATGACCGACTCCATGGTGAACTGCACCATTCTGGCCTCGATCTTCGCCGGGCTGCCGAAGGTGGATGTGCACTTGATCGCCTACGACACCCGGGCGGTCGATCTCACGCCCTGGGTCAGCGACCCGTTCGAGATGCTGCTGCGCACCAACCTCGGCGGCGGCAACGACGGGCCGGTCGCGATGGCCATGGCGCGGCCGAAGATCGCCGAGCCGCGTAGTACCTGTCTGGTGTGGATCTCCGACTTCTACGAGTTCGACCGCTCCCAGCCGCTGTTCGACGCGATCTGCGAGGTGTACCGCTCCGGGGTGAGGTTCATCCCGGTCGGCTCGGTGACCAGTTCCGGTCGCCAGGAGGTCAACCCCTGGTTCCGCGAACGCTTCAAGGACCTCGGTACGCCGGTGATCTCCGGCCACATCAGCAAGCTCGTCCACGAACTCAAGACTTTTCTGGCTTAG
- a CDS encoding AAA family ATPase has protein sequence MSDLLRAPAELKYAEELDWLESVDDGPKPFNWRLSPKMVRLFVLGSERSDGLDREIPQKWFGERAIVERAIVTLASDRGLLLIGDPGTGKSWLAELLAAAISRDSTLVVQGTAGTTEDHIKYSWNVSMVIAKGQSRESMIPSPIMTAMEGGVIGRFEELTRSTSDVQDALISILSEKYISVPELDDDGIVFAKPGFSIIATANSRDRGVNDLSSALKRRFNFVRIPVVTNKKSEAEIVRFRTEELLRRHQIELDVPPSLLDVLLQSFADLRAAAASAASDDEKLESALSTAEQIGVLEDAILHSNFFGAQDLSARTLASSLVGSLARRDPEDLAIMNKYLHGVVEPRSKKDGGEWPEFLEGGRDAIAVLS, from the coding sequence ATGTCCGATCTGCTGCGCGCCCCAGCCGAACTGAAGTACGCCGAGGAACTGGACTGGCTGGAGTCGGTCGACGACGGCCCCAAGCCGTTCAACTGGCGGCTGTCGCCGAAGATGGTCCGGCTCTTTGTTTTGGGTTCCGAGCGCTCCGACGGCCTGGATCGGGAGATCCCGCAGAAGTGGTTCGGCGAGCGTGCCATCGTCGAGCGGGCCATCGTCACCCTGGCCTCCGACCGCGGTCTGCTGCTGATCGGCGACCCGGGTACCGGCAAGAGCTGGCTGGCCGAGCTGCTGGCCGCGGCGATCAGCCGCGATTCGACGCTGGTCGTGCAGGGCACCGCCGGCACCACCGAGGACCACATCAAGTACTCGTGGAACGTCTCGATGGTGATCGCCAAGGGCCAGTCCCGGGAGTCGATGATCCCCTCGCCGATCATGACCGCGATGGAGGGCGGCGTGATCGGCCGGTTCGAGGAGCTGACCCGGTCCACCTCCGACGTGCAGGACGCGCTGATCTCGATCCTGTCCGAGAAGTACATCTCGGTGCCCGAGCTCGACGACGACGGCATCGTCTTCGCCAAGCCCGGCTTCTCGATCATCGCCACCGCCAACAGCCGGGACCGCGGCGTCAACGACCTCTCCTCCGCGCTGAAGCGCCGCTTCAACTTCGTGCGCATCCCGGTGGTCACCAACAAGAAGAGCGAGGCGGAGATCGTCCGGTTCCGCACCGAGGAACTGCTGCGCCGGCACCAGATCGAGCTCGACGTCCCGCCGTCGCTGCTGGATGTGCTGTTGCAGAGCTTCGCCGATCTGCGCGCCGCCGCCGCGAGCGCTGCCAGCGACGACGAGAAGCTGGAGTCGGCGCTGTCCACGGCCGAGCAGATCGGCGTGCTGGAGGACGCGATCCTGCACAGCAACTTCTTCGGGGCACAGGATCTCAGTGCTCGCACACTGGCGTCCTCGCTGGTCGGGTCGCTGGCCCGGCGCGACCCGGAGGACCTGGCCATCATGAACAAGTACCTGCACGGAGTCGTGGAGCCGCGCAGCAAGAAGGACGGCGGCGAGTGGCCGGAGTTCCTGGAGGGCGGCCGCGACGCGATCGCGGTGTTGTCGTGA